In one Pseudomonadota bacterium genomic region, the following are encoded:
- a CDS encoding VWA domain-containing protein, with amino-acid sequence MTGKVKAAAEFTQHFYSLIAGAVGGRSIPVHWHDDKKYKAYTDNSCIYVPAFEFSRKHAFDVIAQALLIRVGALKREHVRQLLGKRKIHNRYLYAEIVRATRLHANILPRAFCENAAIKQFPFTTDSSDQSYSLASSKEHFPAFPEFLGTLRCLLVLNNALPEQAPAPELKLQKKVTAVLTEDEEGESQESIILKLLSKKQIFAAKGRVADFIAKLLGITGGGKPQKKPGSGGGVELPMGNVSMGKKKAKFVGQLSDLSVEVVVTKDSNEAGSHIYPEWDYAKRKYRADWVVVDEVDPSREIPESGAIMSEILQPPSMELKRKLAGVGLSFETHRNQAEGEDYILDRVVNYFVDCRSGTTPNEGVYAHNMKTRRDLAVMLLLDISGSTAEMEESGGLSIHHKQMQLAYHLMTALHGLGDQVSLYAFHSWGRTMVRLVRMKAFKERCIDSRIRNRFAMLEPVGFTRTGGAMRHAARKLQEEETGVPYQLLITITDGFSYDHGYEGEYGEEDTKKAIEEIRCQGIGCLCITIGSNQQEEKLKNIFGKASTLAARDYDDFIHNIRPALLRAVAQARAG; translated from the coding sequence TCGCGAAAGCATGCATTTGATGTTATTGCGCAAGCCCTGTTGATTCGCGTAGGCGCACTGAAAAGAGAACATGTACGGCAATTGCTGGGCAAACGTAAAATACACAATCGTTATCTCTATGCCGAAATCGTTCGGGCAACGCGCCTGCACGCAAACATTTTGCCAAGAGCCTTTTGTGAAAATGCCGCCATAAAGCAATTTCCTTTCACTACGGACTCGTCCGATCAATCCTACAGTTTGGCCAGCAGTAAAGAGCACTTTCCTGCATTCCCGGAATTTTTAGGTACGCTGCGGTGCCTTCTGGTGCTAAATAACGCGCTTCCGGAACAAGCTCCTGCTCCTGAGCTGAAACTGCAGAAGAAGGTCACAGCCGTTCTCACCGAGGATGAAGAAGGAGAATCCCAAGAATCCATAATTCTAAAGCTGCTTTCAAAAAAGCAGATATTTGCCGCCAAAGGACGGGTGGCGGATTTTATTGCAAAGCTTCTCGGTATCACTGGCGGGGGGAAACCCCAAAAGAAACCCGGTTCAGGAGGTGGCGTGGAACTGCCGATGGGAAATGTTTCCATGGGCAAGAAGAAGGCAAAATTTGTCGGCCAGTTATCAGACTTGAGTGTTGAAGTAGTGGTAACAAAAGACAGCAATGAAGCAGGCAGCCATATTTATCCGGAATGGGACTATGCCAAACGAAAATACCGGGCGGATTGGGTAGTGGTGGATGAGGTTGATCCCTCAAGAGAAATACCGGAGTCGGGTGCGATCATGAGCGAGATATTGCAGCCGCCTTCTATGGAATTAAAAAGGAAGCTTGCAGGCGTGGGCTTAAGCTTTGAAACGCACCGCAATCAGGCTGAAGGAGAAGACTATATCCTGGATCGCGTGGTAAACTATTTTGTTGATTGCAGAAGTGGCACAACTCCCAACGAGGGGGTTTATGCTCACAACATGAAAACGCGCAGGGATTTGGCGGTGATGCTGCTTTTAGACATATCGGGCTCTACCGCCGAGATGGAGGAATCCGGCGGCTTGTCGATTCACCACAAGCAGATGCAGTTGGCATATCACCTGATGACGGCACTTCACGGTCTTGGCGATCAGGTCTCATTGTATGCATTCCATTCCTGGGGCAGAACCATGGTGCGTTTGGTACGGATGAAGGCGTTTAAAGAGCGCTGTATCGATAGTCGCATTCGCAATCGGTTCGCCATGCTTGAACCGGTCGGTTTTACACGTACTGGAGGCGCCATGCGCCATGCAGCGCGGAAGCTACAGGAAGAAGAAACAGGGGTGCCGTATCAGCTCCTGATAACAATTACTGACGGCTTTTCTTACGATCATGGCTATGAAGGCGAGTATGGCGAAGAGGACACAAAGAAGGCTATTGAGGAAATTCGCTGTCAGGGGATTGGCTGCCTCTGTATTACCATAGGCAGCAACCAGCAGGAAGAAAAGTTAAAAAATATATTTGGCAAGGCGTCAACGCTGGCAGCACGTGACTATGATGACTTCATTCACAATATTCGTCCGGCATTGCTGCGGGCTGTGGCGCAGGCAAGGGCTGGTTAG